In a single window of the Thermococcus sp. EP1 genome:
- a CDS encoding ABC transporter ATP-binding protein encodes MIRVEGLSKKFGEKIVLDKISFSVNDGEIYGLLGPNGSGKSTTMKILVGILKPTAGKVDINGIDPSRDPIKVKEISGYVPETPVLYESLTPAEFFNFIASIRGIPENVLEERVNYLVEAFGIEEYLDQFIGTLSFGTQQKISLISALLHDPQVLILDEAMNGLDPKSARILRELLLEFKREGKSIIFSTHILPLAEMICDRIGLIYRGGLIVEGTIEELKEKAHEENLEDIFLKLTESKEEIYNIVQALKGAL; translated from the coding sequence ATGATTAGGGTTGAGGGACTCTCTAAAAAGTTTGGGGAGAAGATTGTACTTGATAAAATTAGTTTTAGTGTCAATGATGGTGAGATTTATGGATTATTGGGACCAAATGGAAGTGGAAAGTCCACAACAATGAAAATTCTTGTTGGGATACTAAAGCCAACTGCGGGAAAAGTGGATATTAATGGAATTGACCCCTCGAGAGATCCAATAAAGGTTAAAGAAATCTCGGGCTATGTTCCAGAAACACCTGTTCTATATGAGAGCTTAACCCCTGCAGAATTTTTCAACTTCATTGCTAGTATTAGGGGGATCCCTGAAAATGTCTTGGAAGAAAGGGTCAACTATCTTGTTGAAGCGTTTGGAATTGAAGAATACCTTGACCAGTTTATTGGAACTCTCAGTTTTGGGACCCAACAGAAGATTTCATTAATCTCTGCTTTGCTTCATGATCCTCAGGTGCTGATTCTCGATGAGGCCATGAATGGTCTTGACCCTAAGAGTGCCAGGATCTTAAGAGAGCTCTTACTTGAGTTTAAAAGGGAGGGAAAAAGTATAATCTTTTCTACCCATATTTTGCCTTTGGCAGAGATGATATGTGATAGAATTGGGTTGATATATAGAGGAGGGCTTATTGTAGAGGGGACAATAGAGGAGTTGAAGGAGAAGGCTCATGAGGAGAATCTTGAAGACATATTCCTTAAGCTTACAGAGAGCAAGGAGGAGATTTACAATATAGTTCAGGCTTTAAAAGGAGCATTATAG
- a CDS encoding Mth938-like domain-containing protein, producing the protein MIERVEFGRITVNGVDYTHDIVIYPSGKIEKRKKWISKNKHGTSHKLDPDELKEYMGEDFNVLVVGTGIYGILSLLPESKELMKGKRVIERPTQEAIKIFNDLRKEERVLGIFHITC; encoded by the coding sequence ATGATTGAGAGAGTGGAATTTGGGAGAATAACTGTGAATGGAGTAGACTATACTCATGATATTGTTATCTACCCTTCCGGAAAGATTGAAAAGCGAAAGAAGTGGATATCCAAAAACAAACATGGTACAAGCCATAAGCTCGACCCTGACGAGTTAAAAGAGTATATGGGAGAAGATTTTAATGTGCTCGTAGTTGGAACTGGAATTTACGGCATACTTTCCCTCCTCCCAGAGAGCAAAGAACTGATGAAAGGGAAAAGAGTTATTGAAAGACCTACCCAGGAAGCGATAAAAATCTTCAACGATCTCAGAAAAGAGGAGAGAGTTCTTGGGATATTCCATATTACCTGCTAG
- a CDS encoding NUDIX hydrolase, translating to MERYILLIKTPKGYNITPLKEEIKKLIETKHPQLRVETHRCIGLTVDLVILYKDGIVLIQRRNEPYKDHWALPGGFVEYGERVEDAAIREAKEETGLDVELIKLIGVYSDPNRDPRGHTVTTAFLAKGKGILKGGDDAKEAKVFGISELKDLKLAFDHREIINDALKLLGEKND from the coding sequence ATGGAAAGATATATCCTGCTTATAAAAACTCCAAAGGGGTACAATATCACCCCTCTTAAAGAGGAAATAAAAAAGCTCATTGAGACTAAACACCCCCAGCTTAGGGTAGAAACACATCGGTGTATAGGTTTAACCGTAGACCTAGTAATCCTCTATAAAGATGGTATAGTTCTGATACAGCGCCGTAATGAGCCCTACAAAGACCATTGGGCCCTACCAGGTGGATTTGTAGAATATGGTGAGAGGGTAGAAGATGCAGCAATAAGAGAGGCAAAGGAAGAGACAGGCCTTGACGTAGAACTTATAAAGCTTATTGGAGTTTACAGTGACCCCAATAGAGACCCAAGAGGTCATACCGTCACAACAGCTTTTTTAGCCAAGGGCAAGGGCATATTAAAGGGTGGTGATGATGCTAAAGAGGCCAAAGTTTTTGGAATTAGTGAATTAAAAGACCTTAAACTTGCTTTTGACCATAGAGAAATCATAAACGATGCCTTAAAGTTATTAGGTGAGAAAAATGATTGA